A portion of the Bacillus thuringiensis genome contains these proteins:
- the kapD gene encoding 3'-5' exonuclease KapD, whose translation MDEQRFLFLDFEFTMPQHRKKPKGFFPEIIEVGLVSVAGCKVEDTYSSHVRPKTFPSLTDRCKKFLGIKQEVVDKGISFPELVKKLAEYETKCKPTIVTWGNMDMKVLKHNCEMAGIAFPFFGQCRDLSLEYKKFFGERNQTGLWKAIEAYGKVGTGKHHCALDDAMTTYNIFKLVEKDKEYLVKPAPPTLGELVDFSKVLKKVSTQ comes from the coding sequence ATGGATGAACAACGATTTTTATTTTTAGACTTTGAGTTTACGATGCCCCAGCATAGAAAGAAACCGAAAGGATTTTTTCCGGAAATTATTGAGGTAGGACTCGTTTCAGTTGCTGGCTGTAAGGTGGAAGATACGTATTCATCACATGTCAGGCCGAAAACATTTCCCTCTTTAACGGATCGATGTAAGAAGTTTTTAGGAATAAAACAAGAAGTCGTGGATAAAGGGATTTCATTTCCTGAACTCGTTAAGAAGCTTGCAGAATACGAAACGAAATGTAAACCGACAATTGTAACGTGGGGAAATATGGATATGAAAGTGCTGAAGCATAATTGTGAAATGGCAGGGATAGCTTTTCCATTCTTCGGACAGTGTCGTGATTTATCGCTTGAGTATAAAAAGTTTTTTGGAGAAAGAAATCAAACAGGATTATGGAAAGCAATTGAGGCGTACGGAAAAGTAGGGACAGGGAAGCATCATTGTGCGCTTGATGATGCGATGACGACGTACAATATTTTTAAACTAGTAGAAAAAGATAAAGAGTATTTAGTAAAACCAGCACCTCCAACATTAGGAGAACTCGTTGATTTTTCAAAAGTGTTAAAGAAAGTGAGCACACAGTAA
- a CDS encoding ArsB/NhaD family transporter, giving the protein MHETTQELANWQYYFAIAVFLITYAIIISEKINRAVIALLGAAFMVIVGVVDLHNAFTKHIEWGTITLLIGMMILVNITSKSGVFQYVAIKAAKGAQGNPIKILISLSLLTALGSAFLDNVTTVLLVVPVTLSITRILQVNPVPYLLSEIIFSNIGGTATLIGDPPNIMIGSANKHLDFNAFLLNLAPIVIIIIGVTATILYFMYRKQLIADPVQVKKLMSLDEKQYIKDPVLMKKSLTVLGLTIVGFMTHSIFHIDAAIIALTGATVLMLIGVKEHEIEEVFASVEWVTIFFFAGLFVLVGGLIDIGLIKMLAQKVIGITGGDISYASILILWVSGIASATIDNIPFVATMIPLINDMAVGLGLSPSDAQIDVLWWALALGACLGGNGTLIGASANVIVAGIASREGHKFSYMEFLKVGFPIMIVSLIISHIYIYLRYLM; this is encoded by the coding sequence TTGCACGAAACAACGCAAGAACTCGCTAACTGGCAGTATTATTTTGCTATCGCAGTCTTTTTAATTACATATGCCATTATTATTTCTGAAAAAATTAATCGCGCTGTCATCGCACTTCTTGGTGCAGCATTCATGGTAATTGTGGGGGTCGTCGATTTACATAACGCCTTTACGAAACATATTGAATGGGGAACGATTACGCTACTCATCGGTATGATGATTTTGGTGAACATTACGAGTAAATCAGGTGTTTTCCAATACGTTGCCATTAAAGCAGCAAAAGGGGCACAAGGAAATCCAATTAAAATTTTAATTTCCCTTTCCCTACTTACCGCGCTTGGCTCCGCATTTTTAGATAACGTTACAACTGTACTTCTTGTTGTTCCAGTTACTTTATCTATTACGCGCATACTGCAAGTAAATCCTGTTCCATATTTACTTTCTGAAATTATTTTTTCAAACATTGGGGGAACAGCAACATTAATTGGTGATCCACCTAACATTATGATTGGTTCTGCCAATAAGCATTTAGACTTCAATGCTTTCTTATTGAATCTAGCACCAATCGTAATTATTATTATTGGAGTTACAGCAACAATACTTTACTTCATGTACCGTAAACAATTAATTGCCGATCCTGTACAAGTTAAAAAATTAATGAGCTTAGATGAAAAACAATACATTAAAGATCCAGTATTAATGAAAAAATCTTTAACAGTGCTTGGACTTACGATTGTAGGTTTCATGACTCATTCTATTTTCCATATTGATGCGGCTATCATTGCCTTAACTGGTGCTACTGTACTTATGTTAATTGGTGTGAAAGAGCATGAAATTGAAGAAGTATTTGCAAGCGTAGAGTGGGTAACAATTTTCTTCTTCGCAGGGCTATTCGTACTTGTTGGAGGACTTATCGATATTGGTCTTATCAAAATGTTAGCTCAAAAAGTAATTGGTATAACAGGCGGAGATATTTCTTACGCATCCATCCTTATTTTATGGGTATCTGGTATCGCCTCTGCAACAATTGATAACATCCCATTCGTCGCAACAATGATTCCACTTATTAACGATATGGCAGTTGGGCTAGGCTTATCACCATCTGATGCACAAATCGATGTATTATGGTGGGCATTAGCACTAGGTGCTTGTCTCGGCGGAAACGGAACATTAATCGGAGCTTCTGCTAACGTAATCGTTGCAGGTATCGCGAGCCGCGAAGGACATAAATTTAGTTACATGGAATTCCTAAAAGTCGGTTTCCCAATTATGATCGTTTCATTAATCATTTCTCACATTTATATTTACTTACGCTACCTTATGTAA
- a CDS encoding DNA alkylation repair protein — MHPFVKALQEHFTAHQNPEKAEPMARYMKNHFPFLGIQTPERRQLLKDVIQIHTLPDKKDFQIIVRELWDLPEREFQAAALDIMQKYKKHINETHIPFLEELIVTKSWWDSVDSIVPTFLGTIFLKHPELISAYIPKWIASDNIWLQRAAILFQLKYKQKMDEELLFWIIGQLHSSKEFFIQKAIGWILREYAKTNPDVVWEYVQNNELAPLSKREAIKHIKENYGINNEKIGETLS; from the coding sequence ATGCATCCATTTGTAAAAGCATTACAAGAGCATTTTACAGCTCATCAAAATCCTGAAAAAGCAGAACCTATGGCTCGTTATATGAAAAATCACTTCCCATTTCTAGGTATTCAAACACCGGAAAGACGCCAATTATTAAAAGACGTCATTCAAATACATACTCTCCCAGATAAAAAAGACTTCCAAATTATCGTACGTGAGCTTTGGGACTTACCAGAACGTGAATTCCAAGCGGCCGCACTTGATATTATGCAAAAATATAAAAAGCATATAAACGAAACTCATATCCCCTTCTTAGAAGAACTTATTGTCACAAAATCTTGGTGGGACTCTGTCGATAGCATCGTCCCTACATTCTTAGGTACTATCTTTTTAAAACACCCAGAATTGATTTCTGCGTATATTCCAAAATGGATTGCATCAGATAACATATGGTTACAACGCGCCGCTATTTTATTCCAACTGAAATATAAACAAAAGATGGATGAAGAACTTCTTTTCTGGATTATTGGACAACTACATTCTTCAAAAGAATTTTTCATTCAAAAAGCGATTGGCTGGATCCTTCGTGAATATGCAAAAACAAATCCGGATGTAGTTTGGGAATACGTGCAAAACAACGAGCTCGCTCCATTAAGTAAGCGTGAAGCAATTAAGCATATTAAAGAAAATTACGGAATAAATAATGAAAAAATAGGCGAGACTCTATCATAG